Proteins from one Triticum aestivum cultivar Chinese Spring chromosome 7A, IWGSC CS RefSeq v2.1, whole genome shotgun sequence genomic window:
- the LOC123147690 gene encoding RING-H2 finger protein ATL80-like, which translates to MQVPEQQRQQRAPVMAMNSDMVVILASLLCALVLALVTHCACRRRRYANSPPPPKGLKKKDIDALPTVSFAAAAPAQSSSSSSSSECGICLAEFMEGEGLRVLPQCGHGFHVACVDAWLRTCATCPSCRAPMVATPATPTVVVVVAANNRCERCGDRDGGA; encoded by the coding sequence ATGCAGGTCCcggagcagcagcggcagcagaggGCGCCCGTGATGGCAATGAACTCGGACATGGTGGTCATCCTGGCGTCGCTCTTGTGCGCGCTCGTCCTCGCCCTCGTCACCCACTGCGCATGCAGACGCCGGCGCTACGCCAATTCTCCTCCTCCCCCCAAGGGCCTCAAGAAGAAGGACATCGATGCTCTCCCCACCGTCTCCTTCGCTGCCGCGGCTCCAGCgcagtcatcgtcgtcgtcgtcgtcgtcagaaTGCGGGATCTGCCTGGCCGAGTTCATGGAGGGGGAGGGACTGCGCGTGCTCCCGCAGTGCGGCCACGGCTTTCATGTCGCATGCGTCGACGCCTGGCTACGGACCTGCGCCACATGCCCCTCCTGCCGCGCCCCCATGGTTGCCACGCCCGCGACTCCCACTGTGGTGGTCGTAGTGGCGGCGAACAACAGGTGCGAGAGGTGCGGCGATCGAGATGGCGGCGCCTAA